A section of the Nitrospirota bacterium genome encodes:
- a CDS encoding TolC family protein — MRPNRRRRCVVVAAVLMLFLSNGLARAQDSDSVPRNRLVLQELIQAVLARNPELVAARKQWEAATNRIAQAQALDDPTLSVQLWNIPQPFKATQADNTIFGLSQNLPFPGKRSLKGEVASRSAEMTEQAVRAKERELVARLKQAYYDLFLAQKAVQIHHEQVELLRQFVEITNSKFRAGKGSQADVLKAQVELSLLFQYRPALDQRRVTTEAMLNTLLDRDPASPLGLAEEPAHLPFTQPADDLHSLALNERPEIKAAELDVQRNEQSHALAQRQYYPDFNVAFQRFQNYQANDGFGAYVAMSIPFAFWTKPKYDAGVQEAAAAVAVARAQQHTVENLTRFQINDLLAKLRATDQVATLYRTTILPQAEQSLEAARVGYRAGKAGFLDLIDTQRAWRGFQLEYFKALVDRQYRLAELEQVVGTSLDRQS, encoded by the coding sequence ATGAGACCGAATAGACGACGTCGCTGTGTGGTGGTCGCGGCAGTGCTGATGCTTTTTTTGAGCAATGGGCTAGCGAGAGCGCAGGATTCCGACTCTGTGCCGCGGAACAGGCTGGTGCTGCAGGAATTGATCCAAGCAGTTCTGGCTCGGAATCCCGAGCTTGTCGCAGCACGTAAGCAATGGGAAGCAGCCACAAACCGGATTGCGCAGGCGCAGGCATTGGATGACCCTACCCTGTCCGTCCAGCTGTGGAACATCCCGCAGCCCTTCAAGGCCACGCAAGCGGACAATACGATCTTCGGTCTCTCGCAGAATCTCCCCTTCCCCGGTAAACGTTCGCTCAAAGGCGAGGTCGCGAGCCGTTCTGCCGAGATGACCGAGCAGGCGGTCCGCGCAAAGGAGCGGGAACTCGTCGCCCGTTTGAAGCAAGCCTACTACGATCTGTTTCTCGCCCAGAAGGCGGTCCAGATTCATCATGAACAGGTCGAACTGCTCAGACAGTTTGTGGAGATTACAAACTCGAAGTTCCGTGCGGGGAAGGGGAGCCAGGCCGATGTCCTCAAGGCCCAAGTCGAGCTGTCCCTGTTGTTCCAATATCGCCCCGCGCTGGACCAGCGTCGAGTAACCACCGAGGCGATGCTGAATACGCTGCTCGACCGAGACCCCGCGTCGCCCTTGGGTCTTGCGGAGGAACCGGCTCATCTGCCGTTCACGCAGCCCGCCGACGATCTGCACAGTCTTGCGCTGAACGAAAGGCCGGAGATCAAAGCCGCCGAGCTGGATGTGCAGCGGAACGAGCAGTCCCATGCGCTGGCCCAGCGTCAGTACTACCCGGACTTCAACGTGGCGTTTCAGCGCTTCCAGAACTATCAGGCCAACGACGGGTTCGGCGCCTATGTGGCGATGAGTATTCCCTTCGCGTTCTGGACCAAACCGAAGTACGACGCAGGTGTGCAGGAGGCAGCGGCGGCAGTCGCAGTCGCGCGGGCACAACAACATACCGTGGAGAACCTGACCAGATTTCAGATTAACGACCTTCTGGCCAAGCTCCGGGCGACCGACCAGGTGGCCACGTTGTACCGCACCACCATCCTGCCACAGGCCGAGCAGAGTCTGGAGGCGGCACGAGTCGGATATCGTGCAGGCAAAGCAGGGTTTCTGGATCTGATCGATACCCAGCGAGCCTGGCGGGGATTTCAGCTTGAGTATTTCAAGGCCCTTGTGGACCGCCAGTATCGGTTGGCTGAACTTGAGCAGGTCGTCGGCACCAGTCTCGATCGGCAGAGCTAA
- a CDS encoding efflux RND transporter permease subunit: MLARLIDGSARNPILVILCVVLLASWGLWAGFQVPLDAVPDLSDVQVTIYTEWQGRSPTLIEDQVTYPIVTSLLAGPKVKRVRGVSEYGVSYVYVIFEDRTDLYWARSRVLEYMQKLTGKLPSGVSPTLGPDATGVGWVYQYALVDESGAHDLAQLRGLQDWYLRFQLESVPGVAEVSAVGGFVKQYQLEVDPNTLAAYKLPIKTIIEAVRNSNAEVSGRVLEMAGTEYVIRGRGYLRSIEDIELIPVGTDGRGTPILIRDIAHVHIGPDQRRGVAELDGKGQTVGGIVIMRAGENALAVIERIKVKLAEITPALPKGVRIVPTYDRSDLIHRAIAVLREKLVEESVIVSLVAIVFLFHLRSALVAILILPVAVLLAFIPMAYLHITSSIMSLGGIAIAIGAMVDAAIVMVENAHKRLEQSPQADRIETIIAAAKEVGRPLFFSLLVIAVSFLPIFALEAQEGRLFTPLAYTKTFSMLFATALSVTLAPVLMVLLIRGRIRAETKNPLNWLLVTLYRPIIAGALRVRWLTLTVAVVVVGLTAPIFSRLGAEFMPPLNEGTILYMPTTVPGLSIPESAKILQVQDQLLTTFPEVERVFGKMGKAPTATDPAFVGMAEITVTLKPESQWRPGMTWDRLLDEMDAKLRIPGFPNIWWMPIQTRTEMITTGVRSPVGIKVLGPDLKTIEKIGLEIEEVLANVPGTKSAFAERLNEGYYLDLTVNRREAARYGLTVGDVQGVITTAIGGETVTTTVEGRERYPVNVRYKRELRNDPDRLKRVLIPTPSGAQIPLGQIAEMVITQGPPSIADEAGALAGLVSVAVSGRDLRGYVQDAQRAVRDRVTLPSGYRLIWTGQYEHLMRAEERLKLVVPVTIGIILLLLYLNFGSLAKSLIVLLSVPFAAIGAIWYLDYLGYNLSVAVWVGIIALAGVAAETGVVMLVYLDEAYERRVREGRMTTAQDLREAIMEGAVQRVRPKMMTVAAIMGGLLPIMWTTGTGADVMKRIAAPMIGGMVSSTILTLIVIPVLYIVWKGWTMSLGSLNDRTVVNPASSQSIPH, from the coding sequence ATGCTCGCACGACTCATTGACGGAAGCGCCCGCAATCCTATCCTGGTCATCCTCTGTGTGGTGCTGTTGGCAAGCTGGGGCCTGTGGGCGGGATTTCAGGTTCCACTGGACGCGGTTCCCGACCTGTCCGATGTCCAGGTGACCATCTACACCGAGTGGCAGGGGCGCAGCCCCACGTTGATCGAAGACCAGGTCACCTATCCGATCGTCACGTCCTTGCTTGCCGGTCCGAAAGTCAAACGAGTGCGAGGCGTCTCAGAATACGGGGTCTCGTACGTCTATGTGATCTTCGAAGACCGGACCGACTTGTACTGGGCCAGGAGCCGTGTGCTGGAGTACATGCAAAAGCTGACAGGGAAGTTGCCCTCCGGCGTCTCGCCGACGCTAGGCCCTGATGCGACCGGCGTCGGATGGGTCTATCAGTATGCGCTGGTCGATGAGTCCGGCGCACACGACCTGGCACAGCTCCGGGGTCTTCAGGATTGGTACCTGCGCTTTCAACTGGAAAGTGTGCCTGGGGTGGCAGAAGTCTCGGCAGTCGGCGGGTTCGTCAAGCAGTATCAACTCGAAGTCGACCCGAACACGTTGGCCGCGTACAAGTTACCGATCAAAACGATCATCGAAGCGGTCCGGAACAGCAATGCGGAGGTGAGCGGCCGTGTCTTGGAAATGGCCGGTACAGAATATGTGATTCGCGGGCGCGGCTACCTGCGCTCAATCGAGGATATTGAGCTGATCCCCGTTGGAACGGATGGACGTGGCACGCCAATCTTGATCCGGGACATCGCCCATGTCCACATCGGACCGGACCAGCGGCGCGGCGTCGCTGAGTTGGATGGCAAGGGCCAGACAGTCGGCGGGATCGTGATCATGCGCGCCGGGGAAAACGCGCTCGCCGTGATCGAGCGGATCAAAGTCAAGCTGGCGGAGATCACGCCGGCTCTGCCGAAGGGTGTCCGCATCGTTCCGACCTATGACCGGTCCGATCTCATTCATCGGGCCATTGCCGTACTCCGCGAGAAGCTCGTGGAGGAGAGCGTCATCGTCAGCCTGGTCGCTATCGTATTTCTGTTTCATCTGCGTAGCGCCCTGGTGGCGATTCTCATCCTGCCCGTGGCGGTGCTGCTGGCCTTCATTCCGATGGCCTATCTACATATTACCTCCAGCATCATGTCGCTGGGTGGGATTGCCATTGCCATTGGCGCGATGGTGGACGCGGCCATTGTCATGGTGGAGAACGCGCATAAGCGGTTGGAACAATCGCCGCAGGCAGACCGAATCGAGACCATCATTGCGGCAGCCAAAGAAGTCGGCCGCCCCTTGTTCTTCTCGTTGCTCGTGATCGCTGTATCCTTCCTGCCGATCTTCGCGCTGGAAGCCCAAGAAGGGCGGCTGTTTACGCCGTTGGCCTACACCAAGACGTTCTCGATGCTGTTCGCCACAGCGCTCTCGGTGACCTTGGCCCCTGTACTGATGGTCCTGCTGATCCGGGGGCGCATTCGAGCGGAGACCAAGAATCCATTGAACTGGCTGTTGGTCACGCTATATCGACCGATCATCGCCGGCGCGCTGCGCGTCAGGTGGCTGACGCTTACAGTGGCGGTGGTGGTAGTGGGGCTCACGGCGCCGATCTTTTCCCGTCTCGGCGCGGAATTCATGCCGCCGCTGAACGAAGGGACCATTCTCTACATGCCGACCACCGTGCCCGGCCTCTCGATTCCTGAGTCGGCCAAGATCTTACAAGTCCAGGATCAGTTGCTCACGACCTTCCCGGAAGTGGAACGGGTGTTCGGCAAGATGGGGAAAGCGCCGACTGCGACGGACCCGGCCTTTGTCGGAATGGCCGAGATCACGGTCACCCTCAAACCGGAATCGCAATGGCGGCCTGGCATGACATGGGACCGGTTATTGGATGAGATGGATGCCAAGCTGCGCATTCCAGGATTTCCGAACATCTGGTGGATGCCGATTCAGACTCGCACCGAGATGATCACGACCGGTGTGCGAAGCCCGGTCGGTATCAAAGTTCTGGGGCCGGATCTGAAGACCATTGAGAAAATCGGCTTGGAGATCGAGGAAGTCCTGGCAAACGTGCCAGGCACGAAGAGCGCCTTTGCCGAACGGTTGAATGAAGGCTATTACCTGGATCTGACCGTGAACAGACGCGAAGCGGCCCGCTACGGCCTGACAGTGGGAGATGTGCAAGGAGTGATCACCACCGCCATCGGCGGCGAGACCGTGACAACCACCGTCGAGGGGCGGGAGCGGTATCCGGTCAATGTGCGCTACAAGCGCGAACTGCGCAATGATCCGGACCGGCTCAAGAGGGTGCTGATTCCCACACCGAGCGGGGCGCAGATTCCGCTCGGACAAATTGCAGAGATGGTCATTACTCAAGGGCCGCCGTCGATCGCGGATGAAGCGGGAGCGTTGGCCGGTTTAGTTTCGGTCGCGGTCAGCGGTCGAGACTTGCGCGGCTATGTCCAAGACGCCCAACGCGCGGTGCGAGACCGAGTGACCTTACCCTCCGGCTACCGACTGATCTGGACCGGTCAATACGAGCATTTGATGCGGGCCGAAGAGCGGTTAAAGCTGGTCGTCCCCGTGACCATTGGGATCATTCTCTTGCTGCTCTATCTCAACTTCGGTTCGTTGGCAAAATCGCTGATCGTGCTCCTGTCCGTCCCCTTCGCCGCGATCGGGGCCATCTGGTATCTCGACTATCTGGGCTACAACTTGAGCGTGGCAGTGTGGGTGGGCATCATCGCCCTGGCAGGCGTGGCAGCGGAGACGGGCGTGGTGATGCTCGTCTATCTCGACGAGGCCTATGAGCGGCGGGTACGCGAAGGCCGCATGACGACGGCACAAGACCTCCGAGAAGCCATCATGGAAGGCGCGGTTCAGCGGGTGCGGCCCAAGATGATGACGGTCGCTGCGATCATGGGCGGGTTGCTGCCCATCATGTGGACCACCGGCACGGGCGCCGACGTGATGAAACGGATTGCCGCGCCGATGATCGGCGGCATGGTAAGTTCGACGATCCTGACGTTGATCGTCATTCCCGTTCTGTACATTGTCTGGAAGGGTTGGACGATGAGTTTAGGCTCTCTGAACGACAGGACCGTCGTCAATCCTGCGTCCTCCCAATCGATTCCTCATTAG
- a CDS encoding efflux RND transporter periplasmic adaptor subunit: MNQHTYRKNFVVGAVAVSVVAGVAAGFFIAHKSMDDMAMGTEVASATSGRAGDRGIGDVLASPGWAGEIDDMKQTDMKGMSMPGMPGMSAAPSGAVVVPAVTRQLIGVRSAPASVAVLGQEIRAVGTVGYDERGLTQVTLKTSGWVREVFVNSIGRPVRKGEPLFTLYSPDLLATQDEYLLAVKTQGQLATSPLGEAKANASSLVASARERLKLWDVTDQQIASLDRRGKAEPLLMVYAPSSGIVLKREALPGKYVEPGTTLYEIADLSRVWISADIYESEVAAVRRNQPASVTFAAYPGETFQGTVSYVYPTLNTEARTVRVRVELPNPWLKLKPGMYGNVTLQTDETRVLVVPKEAVLETGLRQLVFLDRGEGAYAPYPVKLGRRNQDSVEVLEGIKEGDRIVTSANFLLDAESKLTSASSMQAMMGRIGMGDWQMRGAYEGKMEGMDMSDMKGMEGMQDMKGMEGMPGMQMGDMKGMEGMKGMEGMKGMENMPGMEMGSNKEMKGAGTRQAAGLSLTLNTAPENPKAGDVLLKLNLTDQAGKPVTNAQVVFVYTMPMPGMTDSKAAAHHTKDGLYEGKVMFGMGGTWVVTVNVTVPGRPPIAEKYQFSVAGGGM, from the coding sequence ATGAATCAGCACACATACAGGAAAAATTTTGTGGTCGGCGCTGTGGCGGTCAGTGTGGTCGCTGGAGTCGCTGCCGGTTTCTTCATCGCCCACAAAAGCATGGATGACATGGCCATGGGAACAGAGGTCGCCTCGGCGACCTCGGGGCGGGCGGGTGACAGGGGAATAGGGGACGTCTTGGCGTCCCCAGGGTGGGCGGGTGAGATAGATGACATGAAGCAAACGGATATGAAGGGAATGTCTATGCCTGGCATGCCAGGCATGTCCGCCGCGCCATCCGGGGCCGTGGTGGTTCCGGCTGTGACCAGACAGTTGATCGGGGTCCGAAGCGCGCCGGCGAGCGTGGCGGTATTAGGACAAGAGATTCGCGCGGTCGGCACGGTTGGCTACGACGAACGGGGACTCACGCAGGTCACATTGAAAACTTCCGGGTGGGTACGAGAGGTCTTTGTCAATTCGATCGGCCGTCCCGTACGCAAAGGCGAACCACTCTTTACGCTCTATTCGCCGGATCTTCTGGCCACGCAGGACGAGTATCTCCTCGCCGTGAAAACGCAGGGCCAACTGGCTACCAGTCCGCTCGGTGAGGCGAAAGCCAACGCATCGTCCCTCGTGGCCAGTGCACGGGAACGCCTGAAACTGTGGGACGTCACCGATCAGCAAATCGCTTCGTTGGATCGCCGGGGTAAGGCAGAGCCGCTGCTCATGGTCTATGCCCCATCCTCCGGGATTGTCCTCAAGCGTGAGGCCTTGCCGGGAAAATATGTGGAGCCAGGCACGACACTGTATGAGATTGCGGATCTCTCCCGGGTCTGGATCTCCGCCGACATCTATGAGTCCGAGGTTGCGGCGGTCAGACGGAACCAACCGGCTTCCGTCACCTTCGCCGCTTATCCAGGAGAAACGTTTCAGGGTACGGTCTCGTATGTGTACCCCACGCTGAATACCGAGGCTCGCACCGTGCGGGTGCGAGTGGAATTGCCGAATCCATGGTTGAAGCTGAAACCCGGCATGTACGGGAACGTGACCCTGCAAACCGATGAGACCAGGGTTTTGGTCGTGCCCAAGGAAGCGGTGTTGGAGACGGGCCTTCGTCAACTCGTATTTCTGGACCGTGGCGAAGGAGCATATGCACCCTATCCGGTCAAACTGGGTCGTCGTAATCAGGATTCGGTTGAAGTGCTGGAGGGAATCAAGGAGGGGGATCGGATCGTGACGTCGGCCAATTTCTTATTGGATGCGGAGAGCAAGTTAACCTCGGCGTCGAGCATGCAGGCCATGATGGGCCGGATCGGCATGGGCGATTGGCAGATGCGCGGTGCTTACGAGGGCAAGATGGAAGGCATGGACATGAGCGATATGAAAGGGATGGAGGGAATGCAAGACATGAAGGGGATGGAAGGCATGCCGGGCATGCAGATGGGGGATATGAAGGGCATGGAGGGGATGAAAGGGATGGAAGGCATGAAGGGGATGGAGAATATGCCTGGCATGGAAATGGGGAGTAACAAAGAAATGAAAGGAGCTGGGACCCGCCAGGCAGCCGGACTATCCCTCACGTTGAATACAGCACCGGAAAATCCCAAGGCCGGTGACGTGCTGCTCAAGCTCAACCTGACAGATCAGGCCGGCAAACCGGTGACCAATGCACAAGTTGTGTTCGTCTACACGATGCCGATGCCGGGCATGACCGATTCCAAGGCGGCGGCGCACCATACCAAGGATGGGCTCTACGAAGGGAAGGTCATGTTCGGCATGGGCGGTACCTGGGTGGTGACGGTCAATGTGACGGTACCAGGGCGACCGCCCATTGCCGAAAAGTATCAGTTCTCGGTCGCTGGGGGGGGCATGTAA